Proteins encoded by one window of Bradyrhizobium sp. B097:
- the recQ gene encoding DNA helicase RecQ: protein MTAQPALDHASASPRDARSVLSSVFGLSGFRGAQEKIVRHVTDGGNCLVLMPTGGGKSLCYQLPSLLRDGCGIVVSPLIALMRDQVAGLTEAGVNAAVLNSTLSYQEASEVERRLLAGDLDLLYVAPERLLTPRCLNLLGQAQIALFAIDEAHCVSQWGHDFRPEYIGLSALAERFPKVPRIALTATADALTRKEIAERLSLTDAPEFVASFDRPNIRYEIIDKQNATTQLKNFIKERHAGDAGVVYCLSRAKVEDVAASLSEAGIPALPYHAGLDASVRARHQDRFLNEDGIVIVATIAFGMGIDKPDVRFVAHLDLPKSIEAYYQETGRAGRDGKPSAAWMAYGLSDIVQQRRMIDESTGSDAFKRVSIGKLDALVALAETVHCRRQRLLGYFGETDAHENCGNCDNCLTPPRVRDGKVLAQKLLSCVYRTGQRFGAMHLIDVLVGRLTERVKQFSHDQLSVFGIGRELNEKQWRAVLRQLVAMGHLRADSDAFGALKLTDSARGVLKGETAVMLREQPEGARNRAVRGKSRRGELAPAADSPGGIANPALHAALRAWRSEVARQRGVPAYVVLHDSTIDGIAAMRPDTLGELRNIAGIGDKKLEHYGDELIRIVKSNDG, encoded by the coding sequence ATGACCGCCCAACCAGCCCTCGATCATGCATCCGCTTCGCCTCGCGACGCGCGGTCCGTGCTCAGTTCCGTGTTCGGCCTGTCGGGCTTCCGCGGCGCGCAGGAGAAGATCGTCCGCCACGTCACCGATGGTGGCAATTGCCTGGTGCTGATGCCGACCGGCGGCGGCAAGTCGCTGTGCTACCAGCTGCCGTCGCTGCTGCGCGACGGCTGCGGCATCGTGGTGTCGCCCTTGATCGCGCTGATGCGCGACCAGGTCGCGGGCCTCACCGAGGCCGGCGTCAACGCGGCGGTGCTGAACTCGACGCTGTCCTATCAGGAAGCCTCCGAGGTCGAGCGGCGGCTGCTCGCCGGCGATCTCGATTTGCTCTATGTCGCGCCGGAACGGCTGCTGACGCCGCGCTGCCTCAACCTGCTCGGCCAGGCGCAGATCGCGCTGTTTGCGATCGACGAGGCGCATTGCGTCTCGCAATGGGGCCATGATTTCCGTCCGGAATATATCGGCCTGTCCGCACTCGCCGAGCGCTTCCCCAAGGTGCCGCGTATCGCGCTGACCGCAACCGCGGACGCGCTGACGCGAAAGGAGATCGCCGAGCGGCTGTCACTCACCGACGCGCCGGAGTTCGTCGCAAGCTTCGACCGCCCCAACATCCGCTATGAGATCATCGACAAGCAGAACGCCACCACGCAGCTGAAGAACTTCATCAAGGAGCGGCATGCCGGCGATGCCGGCGTGGTCTATTGCCTGTCGCGCGCCAAGGTCGAGGACGTCGCGGCTTCGCTGAGCGAGGCCGGCATTCCCGCGCTGCCCTATCACGCCGGGCTCGACGCCAGCGTGCGTGCCCGGCATCAGGACCGCTTCCTCAATGAGGACGGCATCGTGATCGTTGCCACGATCGCGTTCGGCATGGGCATCGACAAGCCCGACGTGCGCTTCGTCGCGCATCTCGATTTGCCGAAGAGCATCGAGGCCTACTACCAGGAAACCGGACGCGCCGGCCGTGACGGCAAGCCATCGGCGGCGTGGATGGCCTATGGCCTTTCCGACATCGTGCAGCAGCGCCGCATGATCGACGAATCGACGGGCTCCGACGCCTTCAAGCGCGTCTCGATCGGCAAGCTCGATGCGCTGGTTGCGCTTGCCGAGACCGTGCATTGCCGGCGGCAACGCCTGCTCGGCTATTTCGGCGAGACGGACGCGCACGAAAATTGCGGCAATTGCGACAACTGCCTGACTCCGCCGCGGGTCCGCGACGGCAAGGTGCTCGCACAGAAGCTATTGTCCTGCGTCTATCGCACCGGGCAGCGGTTTGGCGCCATGCACCTGATCGACGTGCTGGTCGGGCGGCTGACCGAACGCGTCAAGCAGTTCAGTCACGACCAATTGTCGGTGTTCGGCATCGGCCGCGAGCTCAATGAGAAGCAATGGCGCGCGGTGCTGCGCCAGCTGGTGGCGATGGGCCATCTGCGCGCCGACAGCGACGCCTTTGGCGCGCTGAAGCTGACCGACAGCGCCCGCGGCGTGCTGAAGGGCGAGACCGCGGTGATGCTGCGCGAGCAGCCGGAAGGCGCGCGCAACCGCGCGGTGCGCGGCAAGTCACGCCGCGGCGAGCTCGCGCCCGCAGCCGACAGCCCCGGCGGGATCGCCAACCCCGCCCTGCATGCGGCCTTGCGCGCCTGGCGCTCGGAGGTCGCGCGCCAGCGCGGCGTGCCGGCCTATGTGGTGCTGCATGATTCGACCATCGACGGCATCGCCGCGATGCGTCCCGATACGCTGGGCGAACTGCGCAACATCGCCGGGATCGGCGACAAGAAGCTCGAGCATTACGGCGACGAGCTGATCCGGATCGTGAAGTCCAACGACGGCTGA
- a CDS encoding DUF2235 domain-containing protein has protein sequence MPKDLVICCDGTGNEIGANISNVLKLFRVADKDDRQRIYYHPGLGTIGLQNSWGRFKQEVRGLFGLAFGAGLDEDTLGAYRFLCRLWEPGDRVWMFGFSRGAYTVRTLAAFVHVMGLLPVDQLDIADYAFNTYKKASSDSQKSDGTFDDAPLKEAWHFSQIAGGRNIDIEFVGVWDTVASIIVPRQDNFLFDIQTLLFTRTNSSVRRFRQAISIDERRRMFRLNRWIEPQKFRSDPFNPAREVEQDIRQVWFAGVHSDVGGGYPEDQSGPSKFPLIWMLEQAGSAGLHMDQALIDHLAWGMPLPPHKHDYVPPSATAPLHNSLTAAWEILEWIPKSDKWKEWPERKSFLGFYLPRGEPRPIPEGATIHASVLERMEKDPAYRPINLPKTYKVEPMTPPPARPAPTA, from the coding sequence ATGCCGAAGGATCTTGTGATTTGTTGCGATGGCACCGGCAACGAGATCGGCGCCAATATTTCCAACGTCCTGAAGCTGTTTCGCGTCGCCGACAAGGACGACCGGCAGCGGATCTACTATCATCCGGGTCTCGGCACGATCGGCCTGCAGAACAGCTGGGGCCGCTTCAAGCAGGAGGTGCGCGGCCTTTTCGGGCTGGCCTTCGGCGCCGGTCTCGACGAGGACACGCTTGGCGCCTACCGGTTTTTGTGCCGGCTCTGGGAGCCCGGCGACCGGGTCTGGATGTTCGGCTTCAGCCGCGGCGCCTATACCGTGCGCACGCTGGCGGCCTTCGTCCATGTGATGGGCCTGTTGCCGGTCGACCAGCTCGATATCGCGGACTACGCGTTCAACACCTACAAGAAAGCCAGCTCCGACTCCCAGAAATCGGACGGCACTTTCGACGATGCCCCGCTGAAGGAAGCCTGGCACTTCAGCCAGATCGCCGGGGGGCGCAACATCGACATCGAGTTCGTCGGGGTCTGGGACACCGTGGCCTCGATCATCGTGCCGCGGCAGGACAACTTCCTGTTCGACATCCAGACGCTGCTGTTCACCCGCACCAATTCCAGCGTCAGGCGATTCCGCCAGGCGATCTCGATCGATGAACGCAGGCGCATGTTCCGCCTCAACCGCTGGATTGAACCGCAGAAATTCCGCTCCGATCCGTTCAATCCGGCAAGGGAGGTGGAGCAGGACATTCGCCAGGTCTGGTTCGCCGGCGTGCACTCCGACGTCGGCGGCGGCTATCCCGAGGACCAGAGCGGGCCGTCAAAATTTCCGCTGATCTGGATGCTCGAGCAGGCCGGGTCCGCCGGGCTGCACATGGATCAGGCGCTGATCGATCATCTCGCCTGGGGGATGCCGCTGCCGCCGCACAAGCACGACTATGTGCCGCCGAGCGCGACGGCCCCGCTGCACAATTCGCTGACCGCCGCCTGGGAAATCCTGGAATGGATTCCGAAGAGCGACAAATGGAAGGAATGGCCGGAGCGGAAGTCCTTCCTCGGCTTCTATCTGCCACGCGGCGAGCCGCGGCCTATACCGGAAGGGGCGACCATCCACGCCTCGGTGCTGGAGCGCATGGAGAAGGATCCGGCCTACCGGCCGATCAACCTGCCGAAGACCTACAAGGTCGAGCCAATGACGCCGCCGCCGGCGCGGCCCGCTCCGACCGCCTGA
- a CDS encoding VWA domain-containing protein gives MRENLHRFFRAARGAGVRVSPAESIDAMRAVAQVGFADRDILRDTFLLTLAKTQDEKRSLGECFDLFFSQPEPQQESAEQNKTDDNSESGANPSADEHGDTAGGAANENVGPLAQMLLSQDRAAISTAIANASGAASLPDIRYFTQRGIFQTRILDAMGIQRLRDDIDEQTTRNPALAERLQEALNGLRGTVRDAVSQALLLYGREETENLRNEILRNAPLARIEPRQVEQMRALIRQIARRLRERYSKPRKRQRRGHLDVRRTLRRNAAWGGVPFLTAWKRKHRDRPKIIALCDVSGSVARVSDFFLLLIHSLHEVVDDVRSFAFSGHLIEVSDILESKSPEEAMKEIMSKVGFGSSDYGNSFADFEHNWMSAITPQTTVIVLGDARSNNLDPRADILRRIGERSKRLVWLNPEGRMVWGFGDSEMPRYATFCTVVRQCATARQLERAVSDIVATYQ, from the coding sequence ATGCGCGAGAACCTGCATCGCTTCTTTCGTGCGGCGCGGGGAGCCGGGGTCCGGGTCTCGCCCGCCGAAAGCATCGATGCGATGCGGGCGGTCGCTCAGGTCGGCTTTGCCGACCGCGACATCCTGCGCGACACATTCCTGCTGACGCTTGCCAAGACCCAGGACGAGAAGCGCTCGCTCGGCGAGTGCTTTGACCTGTTCTTCAGCCAGCCCGAGCCGCAGCAGGAAAGCGCCGAGCAGAACAAGACCGACGACAACAGCGAATCCGGCGCCAACCCGTCGGCCGATGAGCATGGCGATACGGCAGGCGGCGCCGCCAACGAGAATGTCGGGCCGCTGGCGCAGATGCTGCTGTCGCAAGATCGCGCCGCGATATCGACGGCGATCGCCAATGCCTCCGGCGCCGCCTCGCTGCCCGATATCCGCTACTTTACCCAGCGCGGCATCTTCCAGACCCGCATCCTCGATGCGATGGGCATCCAGCGCCTGCGCGACGACATCGACGAGCAGACTACGCGCAATCCGGCGCTCGCCGAGCGGCTGCAGGAGGCGCTCAACGGCCTGCGCGGCACGGTTCGCGACGCGGTCTCGCAAGCCTTGCTGCTCTACGGGCGCGAAGAGACCGAAAACCTGCGCAACGAGATCCTGCGCAACGCCCCGCTGGCGCGGATCGAGCCGCGTCAGGTCGAGCAGATGCGCGCGCTGATCCGCCAGATCGCGCGCCGGCTGCGCGAGCGCTATTCCAAACCGCGCAAGCGTCAGCGCCGCGGCCATCTCGACGTCCGCCGCACGCTGCGCCGGAACGCGGCCTGGGGCGGCGTGCCGTTCCTCACCGCGTGGAAGCGCAAGCATCGCGACCGGCCGAAGATCATAGCGCTGTGCGACGTCTCGGGTTCGGTCGCCCGCGTCTCGGACTTCTTCCTGCTCCTGATCCACAGCCTGCACGAGGTGGTCGACGACGTCCGCTCGTTCGCCTTCTCGGGCCATTTGATCGAGGTCAGCGACATCCTGGAATCGAAATCGCCGGAAGAGGCGATGAAGGAGATCATGTCCAAGGTCGGCTTCGGCTCGTCCGACTACGGCAATTCCTTCGCCGATTTCGAGCACAATTGGATGAGCGCGATCACGCCGCAGACCACGGTGATCGTGCTCGGCGACGCCCGCAGCAACAATCTCGACCCGCGCGCCGACATCCTGCGCCGCATCGGCGAACGTTCCAAGCGGTTGGTATGGCTCAACCCCGAAGGCCGCATGGTCTGGGGCTTCGGCGATTCAGAGATGCCGCGCTACGCGACCTTCTGCACCGTGGTGCGCCAATGCGCGACCGCCCGGCAGCTCGAGCGCGCCGTCTCCGACATCGTGGCGACCTATCAGTAG
- a CDS encoding MoxR family ATPase has protein sequence MADTRPTASIEAVESGLAAQGYIASRQIATAVYLSQQIEKPILVEGPAGVGKTELAKAIAAWRGLKMIRLQCYEGLDEAKALYEWKYAKQLLYTQILKDKLGEVLGGAQTLAAALDQLHTFGDVFFSKEFVEPRPLLQALEQEAGCVLLIDEIDKSDAEFESLLLEILSDFQVTIPELGTVSAVAPPTVILTSNSERDLGDALKRRCLHLHIGFPEQKLEERIVESRVPGISQTLRKQMIGFIHEIRSLDLKKLPSVSEAIDWARVLVLLQASELDHEIVKDTLNVLLKYEADIEAATPQISSFIAKASRQGVFS, from the coding sequence GTGGCTGACACTAGGCCCACCGCCTCGATCGAGGCCGTGGAAAGCGGCCTCGCCGCGCAAGGCTATATTGCGAGCCGGCAGATCGCGACCGCGGTCTATCTGTCGCAGCAGATCGAGAAGCCGATCCTGGTCGAAGGTCCTGCCGGCGTCGGCAAGACCGAGCTTGCGAAGGCGATCGCGGCCTGGCGCGGCCTGAAGATGATTCGCCTGCAATGCTATGAAGGCCTCGACGAAGCCAAGGCGCTGTATGAGTGGAAATATGCCAAGCAGCTGCTCTACACCCAGATCCTGAAGGACAAGCTCGGCGAGGTGCTCGGCGGCGCGCAGACGTTGGCTGCGGCGCTCGACCAGCTCCACACCTTCGGCGACGTGTTCTTCTCCAAGGAATTCGTCGAGCCGCGGCCGCTGCTGCAGGCGCTGGAGCAAGAGGCCGGCTGCGTGCTGCTGATCGACGAGATCGACAAGTCGGACGCCGAATTCGAATCACTGCTGCTGGAAATCCTCTCCGACTTCCAGGTCACGATCCCCGAGCTCGGCACCGTCTCCGCGGTGGCGCCGCCGACCGTGATCCTGACCTCGAACAGCGAACGCGATCTCGGCGATGCCTTGAAGCGGCGCTGCCTGCATCTGCATATCGGCTTTCCGGAGCAGAAGCTGGAGGAGCGTATCGTCGAGAGCCGGGTGCCCGGCATCTCGCAGACATTGCGCAAGCAGATGATCGGCTTCATCCACGAGATCCGCTCGCTGGATCTGAAGAAGCTGCCCTCGGTCAGCGAGGCGATCGACTGGGCGCGCGTGCTGGTGCTGCTACAGGCGAGCGAGCTCGACCACGAGATCGTCAAGGACACGCTCAACGTGCTCCTGAAATACGAGGCCGATATCGAGGCCGCGACGCCGCAGATTTCGTCCTTCATCGCCAAGGCGTCGCGCCAAGGCGTGTTCAGCTAG
- a CDS encoding HAD-IA family hydrolase, translated as MIEAVIWDFGGVLTTSPFEAFARYETERGLPVDIIRRTNAANHLENAWAKFERAEIGIDAFDELFATESKALGAEVRGKDVLPLLSGDLRPEMVEALKRIKAKFKTGCITNNLPSNAIGSHSGRTLYVAEVMSLFDHVIESAKIGLRKPDPRIYQMMVETLQVNPKNCVYLDDLGVNLKPAREMGMTTIKVTNAAQAISELEAATGVTLR; from the coding sequence ATGATCGAGGCAGTGATCTGGGATTTCGGCGGCGTGTTGACCACCTCGCCGTTCGAGGCCTTCGCACGCTACGAGACCGAGCGCGGCCTGCCGGTCGACATCATCCGCCGCACCAACGCAGCCAACCATCTCGAAAACGCCTGGGCCAAGTTCGAGCGCGCCGAGATCGGAATCGACGCGTTCGACGAGCTGTTCGCCACGGAATCGAAGGCGCTCGGCGCCGAGGTGCGCGGCAAGGACGTGCTGCCGCTGCTCTCCGGCGACCTGCGCCCGGAAATGGTCGAGGCGCTGAAGCGCATCAAGGCGAAGTTCAAGACCGGCTGCATCACCAACAATCTGCCGTCGAATGCAATCGGCAGCCACAGCGGACGCACGCTCTATGTTGCCGAAGTGATGTCGCTGTTCGACCATGTCATCGAGTCCGCGAAGATCGGCCTGCGCAAGCCCGATCCGCGCATCTACCAGATGATGGTGGAGACGCTGCAGGTGAACCCGAAGAACTGCGTCTATCTCGACGATCTCGGCGTCAACCTGAAGCCGGCGCGCGAGATGGGCATGACCACGATCAAGGTCACGAACGCCGCGCAGGCGATCTCCGAACTCGAAGCGGCGACCGGCGTCACGCTGAGGTGA
- a CDS encoding isoprenylcysteine carboxylmethyltransferase family protein: MNQNGNPNGNPPGINLRRAAGTFVGLGTLLFLAAGTLRWAGAWMFLLEITIGGLITEAWLARHDPGLLAERRTARGQAGWDRAITTIMPLLWLTWLPLMALDAVRYQTSFIPFWLQCAGAVMIAASFYIVYRTYQENSYAAPVVKIQRERGHAAVTTGPYAYVRHPIYASGLLTYVGTPLLLGSWWGLGIVPVMAALLGLRSMMEERMLAAELDGYAEYLGRVRYRLVPMVW, encoded by the coding sequence ATGAACCAGAACGGCAATCCTAACGGCAATCCCCCTGGCATCAATCTGCGCCGTGCCGCCGGCACATTCGTGGGCCTCGGGACCCTCCTGTTTCTCGCGGCCGGCACCCTGCGATGGGCCGGCGCCTGGATGTTCCTGCTCGAGATCACGATCGGTGGACTGATCACCGAGGCATGGCTCGCCAGACATGATCCGGGGCTGCTGGCGGAGCGCCGCACGGCGCGCGGCCAGGCCGGGTGGGATCGCGCCATCACGACGATCATGCCGCTGTTGTGGCTGACATGGTTGCCGCTGATGGCGCTCGACGCGGTGCGCTACCAGACATCGTTCATCCCGTTCTGGCTGCAATGCGCCGGCGCGGTGATGATCGCCGCATCGTTCTACATCGTCTACCGGACCTACCAGGAAAACAGCTACGCCGCCCCGGTCGTGAAGATCCAGCGCGAGCGCGGGCATGCTGCGGTGACCACGGGGCCGTACGCCTATGTGCGGCACCCGATCTATGCCAGTGGCCTGTTGACCTATGTCGGCACCCCGCTGCTGCTCGGATCCTGGTGGGGCCTTGGCATCGTGCCTGTCATGGCGGCGCTGCTCGGCCTGAGGTCCATGATGGAGGAGCGGATGCTCGCCGCCGAGCTCGACGGCTATGCCGAATATCTCGGGCGCGTGCGCTACCGCCTGGTTCCGATGGTCTGGTGA
- a CDS encoding S8 family serine peptidase: MNPVADIAGLAALWQRTSGGDPAVKIAIIDGPVDLNHPSLRQARVAMGGEFVAPSSSIIQSEHGTHVTSVLMGTPGSPVLGVAPNCSATVFSIYRENAAGQIEPSSQSTLALAINQALAVGADIINISSGQQSATGQADRILVDAVRACERAGKLIVAAAGNDGCRCVQVPGSLASVLAVGACDLAGNPLPFSNFGDAYLENGILAPGDNIAGASPVRNVSLRSGTSYAAPIVTGVVALLLSCLRQNGRKADPQAVRAALLESAAPCRNDGSASRCLAGRLDIPAAVAALLGEQADAVMPSGTTAAPPRFWGVSARPFVQPSSAAQPTATREGSMGDLSAMSAPSAPRIFGPDGSVLRSNAGIMPSEAQPAAPTAPAAMAASVDHGVVAAPIAAPAPYPYHAPHAGGDMVWMPAPAPQMVMPPMMMPQMAMPTAGMMPQTWLQPQQLHALMPSNALPVAMPQALPMYEAPAVRTSEKNCGCGGGMRPRGATAESTGQLAFPIGRLFYDFGKEARLDYFVQAIANWRDSLIGRGDPAFGPERDHSGDTSAPYNPAIMARYLLNQAEGETATPAGAGNNFPDADAITWTMTIDSIPIYAIKPLDVFGLGFFAALILALWHQEVSHDDPATTRTVVLANAAAAGADARPITPPAFPPRGGVARVSMAGWVDSTNTTKLLNGTVVPTLVTDWRGFYQWDLYTLFGPDPTTWPDGAEGFLDRIYNEFRNVGLSPQDRALNYSAMNAYNTRKIFTDVAKKGLRLDTVEVDQSLICRPESICHDVTYRFFNPTQVLTQAREVYQYTIDVSDVVPVAVGPLRQWQVY; the protein is encoded by the coding sequence ATGAATCCAGTTGCCGACATCGCTGGTCTGGCTGCCTTGTGGCAGAGAACGTCGGGTGGCGACCCCGCGGTGAAGATCGCAATCATCGACGGCCCCGTCGATCTCAATCATCCCTCGCTCAGGCAGGCCCGTGTCGCCATGGGCGGCGAGTTCGTCGCGCCGTCGTCGTCGATCATCCAGTCCGAGCACGGCACGCATGTCACGAGCGTGCTGATGGGGACACCCGGCAGCCCGGTGCTCGGCGTCGCGCCGAACTGCAGCGCAACCGTGTTCTCGATCTATCGCGAGAATGCCGCCGGACAGATCGAGCCGTCCTCGCAAAGCACCTTGGCGCTCGCAATCAACCAGGCGCTGGCGGTGGGCGCCGACATCATCAACATCAGCAGCGGTCAGCAATCCGCGACGGGACAGGCCGATCGCATTCTGGTCGACGCGGTGCGGGCCTGCGAGCGCGCCGGCAAGCTGATCGTCGCCGCCGCCGGCAATGATGGCTGCCGCTGCGTCCAGGTGCCGGGCAGCCTCGCTTCGGTGCTTGCGGTCGGCGCGTGCGATCTGGCCGGCAACCCGCTGCCGTTCAGCAATTTCGGCGACGCCTATCTCGAGAACGGCATCCTGGCGCCGGGCGACAACATCGCCGGCGCCTCGCCGGTCCGCAACGTCAGCCTGCGTTCCGGAACGAGCTACGCGGCGCCGATCGTCACCGGCGTCGTCGCGCTGCTGCTTTCATGCCTGCGCCAGAACGGACGCAAGGCCGATCCGCAAGCCGTCCGTGCCGCGCTGCTCGAAAGCGCGGCGCCGTGCCGCAACGACGGCAGCGCCTCGCGCTGTCTCGCCGGACGGCTCGATATTCCCGCGGCTGTCGCCGCCCTGCTTGGCGAGCAGGCGGACGCCGTCATGCCGTCGGGTACCACGGCCGCGCCTCCCCGCTTCTGGGGAGTGTCCGCGCGCCCTTTCGTCCAACCGTCATCCGCCGCTCAGCCAACTGCAACCAGAGAGGGTTCCATGGGAGATCTATCAGCAATGTCTGCACCATCGGCTCCGCGCATATTCGGGCCGGACGGCTCGGTCCTGCGAAGCAACGCCGGGATCATGCCAAGCGAGGCGCAGCCCGCCGCGCCGACGGCACCTGCGGCCATGGCCGCTTCAGTTGATCACGGCGTCGTCGCCGCGCCGATCGCCGCACCCGCGCCTTATCCGTATCACGCCCCCCATGCGGGCGGCGACATGGTCTGGATGCCTGCACCGGCACCCCAGATGGTGATGCCGCCGATGATGATGCCGCAGATGGCAATGCCAACGGCCGGCATGATGCCGCAAACCTGGCTGCAGCCGCAGCAGCTGCACGCGCTGATGCCGAGCAATGCGCTTCCCGTCGCAATGCCCCAGGCGCTGCCGATGTATGAAGCGCCCGCGGTTCGAACCAGCGAGAAGAACTGCGGCTGTGGCGGCGGCATGCGTCCGCGGGGCGCGACGGCCGAGTCCACCGGTCAGCTCGCCTTCCCGATCGGCCGGCTGTTCTACGATTTCGGCAAGGAAGCCCGCCTCGACTACTTCGTGCAGGCGATCGCCAACTGGCGCGACAGCCTGATCGGACGTGGCGATCCGGCGTTCGGGCCCGAGCGCGACCACTCCGGCGATACCTCGGCGCCGTACAATCCGGCGATCATGGCGCGCTATCTGCTGAATCAGGCCGAAGGCGAGACCGCGACACCGGCCGGGGCCGGCAACAACTTCCCGGACGCCGACGCCATCACTTGGACGATGACGATCGATTCGATCCCGATCTATGCGATCAAGCCGCTCGACGTGTTCGGTCTCGGGTTCTTCGCCGCGCTGATCCTGGCGCTGTGGCATCAGGAAGTCTCGCATGACGATCCCGCGACGACCCGCACCGTGGTGCTGGCGAATGCGGCTGCCGCCGGCGCTGACGCACGACCGATCACGCCCCCCGCATTCCCGCCGCGCGGCGGCGTCGCGCGGGTCTCGATGGCCGGTTGGGTCGACAGCACCAACACGACCAAACTGCTCAACGGCACGGTCGTTCCGACGCTGGTGACCGATTGGCGCGGCTTCTACCAGTGGGATCTCTACACGCTGTTCGGGCCCGACCCCACCACTTGGCCGGACGGCGCCGAGGGCTTCCTCGACCGCATCTACAACGAATTCCGCAATGTCGGCCTTTCGCCGCAGGATCGCGCGCTGAACTACTCGGCGATGAATGCCTACAATACGCGGAAGATCTTCACCGACGTCGCCAAGAAGGGCTTGCGGCTCGACACCGTCGAGGTCGACCAGAGTCTCATCTGCCGTCCGGAATCGATTTGCCACGACGTGACCTACCGCTTCTTCAACCCGACGCAGGTCCTGACCCAGGCGCGCGAAGTCTATCAGTACACGATCGACGTGAGCGACGTGGTGCCGGTGGCGGTCGGGCCGCTGCGGCAGTGGCAGGTCTATTGA
- a CDS encoding response regulator transcription factor, with product MRIAVVTPIRLFSEGLASSFQNHAEFAVEAAVADLAGLRATLETGSVSVILIDVTQGIDLDEVRVIASEHAEIALVALGLNEDRRDVVRCGRAGFSGYISRNASFDELCRALSDVASGRLACSAEISGGLLRALFCMERQTDTIDTDQGLTRREGEVLKLIGQGMSNKEIARDLKLSLATVKHHVHHVLQKLGLPRRAQAMRRVREAPWLASSAPALDRRRELD from the coding sequence ATGAGGATCGCGGTCGTCACGCCGATCAGGCTGTTCAGCGAGGGGCTTGCCTCGAGTTTCCAAAACCACGCCGAGTTTGCCGTCGAGGCGGCGGTCGCCGATCTTGCCGGCCTGCGCGCGACCCTCGAGACCGGAAGTGTGAGCGTCATTCTGATCGACGTCACACAGGGCATCGATCTCGACGAGGTGCGCGTGATTGCGAGCGAGCATGCGGAGATCGCGCTGGTGGCGCTCGGCCTCAACGAGGACCGGCGCGACGTGGTCCGCTGCGGTCGGGCCGGGTTCAGCGGCTACATTTCCCGGAATGCCAGCTTCGACGAGCTGTGCCGCGCACTGTCGGACGTGGCGTCAGGGCGGCTTGCCTGCAGCGCCGAGATTTCCGGCGGCTTGCTGCGCGCGCTGTTTTGCATGGAACGTCAGACGGATACGATCGATACCGACCAGGGACTGACGCGCCGCGAAGGCGAGGTTCTCAAGCTCATCGGGCAGGGCATGTCGAACAAGGAGATCGCACGCGATCTCAAACTCAGTCTTGCAACCGTCAAGCATCACGTCCATCACGTGCTGCAAAAGCTCGGCCTGCCGCGCCGGGCGCAGGCGATGCGGCGGGTCCGCGAAGCGCCGTGGCTCGCATCATCTGCGCCGGCTCTCGATCGTCGCCGCGAGCTCGACTGA